Proteins from a genomic interval of Luteibacter pinisoli:
- a CDS encoding phytanoyl-CoA dioxygenase family protein has translation MNAVRQPAVVPPVFTEATLDTDAIVRELLEGVGAVTLRGLFSEAEIAEARDIVMRESNGDDRGAKVTHFQGDAERAGRINLQRRVWNLLAKGDIFSRMAAHPTIMQVMRVFLGSEFIMGSIAANRILPGGPGQEPHIDYPYWDFHSPETHPTRINASFPLNGQVTIMLDPFTEDTGATAYVPGSQRELRYPDEKDGSFDRCERMLGEPGDTVVFFGAVWHCAMPNRSSIDRSAIITQYLPKFIKPMEDLPAALPEAFVKQASPDIRQLLGLNYPYPEVLDAARGGNAEGRKRY, from the coding sequence ATGAACGCCGTTCGCCAGCCCGCCGTCGTACCGCCCGTGTTCACCGAAGCTACCCTCGACACCGACGCCATCGTGCGCGAGCTGCTCGAAGGCGTCGGTGCGGTGACCCTGCGCGGGTTGTTCTCCGAGGCGGAAATTGCCGAGGCGCGCGACATCGTCATGCGCGAATCCAACGGGGACGACCGCGGGGCCAAGGTCACCCATTTCCAGGGCGATGCCGAGCGGGCAGGGCGGATCAACCTGCAGCGCCGCGTGTGGAACCTGCTCGCCAAGGGCGACATTTTCTCGCGCATGGCCGCGCACCCGACGATCATGCAGGTGATGCGGGTGTTCCTTGGCTCGGAGTTCATCATGGGCTCGATCGCGGCGAACCGGATCCTCCCGGGTGGCCCGGGGCAGGAGCCGCACATCGATTACCCGTACTGGGATTTCCATTCGCCGGAAACGCATCCGACGCGGATCAACGCCAGCTTCCCGTTGAACGGGCAGGTGACGATCATGCTCGATCCGTTCACCGAGGACACCGGCGCGACGGCGTATGTCCCCGGCAGCCAGCGCGAACTGCGCTACCCCGACGAGAAAGACGGCTCCTTCGACCGCTGTGAACGCATGCTCGGCGAACCCGGCGACACCGTCGTGTTCTTTGGTGCCGTCTGGCATTGCGCCATGCCCAACCGGAGCAGCATCGACCGCTCGGCGATCATCACCCAGTACCTGCCGAAGTTCATCAAGCCGATGGAAGACCTGCCGGCCGCGCTACCGGAGGCCTTCGTAAAACAGGCAAGCCCCGATATCCGCCAGCTGCTCGGCCTCAACTATCCGTACCCGGAAGTGCTGGATGCCGCGCGTGGCGGCAATGCCGAAGGACGCAAGCGTTACTGA
- a CDS encoding Gfo/Idh/MocA family protein, with translation MKELRIGLIGAGYMGKAHTIALQSVGAIFETGLRPRCEMIATSTAAGAADHAARWGWHRSTGDWRTLVDNPGIDAVIIATPPRTHLDMVLACVSAKKPVLCEKPLGCDAAESLRMVEAMEGAGLANMVGFNYIRTPASQLAKQIIASGEIGEVIQVTVEHVEDYLHDPALPASWRTRVSTGTAAGALADVAPHIINACLRLVGPIASLVADTQVIHTTRPGPHGPEAIENDDQGQMLLRFANGASGSLSFSRVAAGRKMGYTYRITGTRGALYFDQEDQNALWLYDAARDPSRRGFQKILMGPAHPDYLAFSQGVGHGTGYNDQIVIELRDFLRGVETGDAVWPTFRDGYEVDKVVEAALASARDRRWVDL, from the coding sequence ATGAAAGAGCTTCGTATCGGCCTGATTGGCGCCGGTTACATGGGCAAGGCACACACCATTGCCCTGCAGTCGGTAGGCGCCATCTTTGAGACCGGCCTGCGCCCGCGCTGCGAGATGATCGCCACCTCCACGGCGGCGGGCGCGGCGGACCATGCGGCGCGCTGGGGCTGGCATCGGTCAACCGGGGACTGGCGCACGCTGGTCGATAACCCTGGCATCGATGCGGTCATCATTGCCACCCCGCCACGCACGCACCTGGACATGGTGCTCGCCTGCGTCTCGGCGAAAAAGCCGGTGCTCTGCGAGAAGCCGCTGGGATGCGATGCCGCGGAATCGCTGCGGATGGTGGAGGCGATGGAGGGCGCCGGCCTCGCCAACATGGTCGGCTTCAACTACATCCGCACGCCCGCCAGCCAGCTGGCAAAGCAGATCATCGCGTCGGGCGAGATCGGCGAGGTCATCCAGGTGACCGTCGAGCATGTGGAGGATTACCTGCACGACCCGGCCCTTCCCGCGTCCTGGCGTACGCGCGTGAGCACGGGCACCGCCGCGGGTGCGCTGGCGGATGTCGCCCCGCACATCATCAACGCCTGCCTGCGTCTGGTTGGGCCCATCGCCAGCCTCGTGGCGGATACGCAGGTCATCCATACCACGCGCCCGGGGCCGCACGGCCCGGAGGCCATCGAGAACGACGACCAGGGCCAGATGCTGCTGCGCTTCGCCAACGGCGCCAGCGGCAGCCTCAGCTTCAGCCGCGTCGCGGCGGGGCGGAAGATGGGCTACACCTATCGCATCACCGGCACGCGTGGCGCGCTGTACTTCGATCAGGAGGACCAGAATGCGCTGTGGCTATACGACGCCGCGCGCGACCCCTCGCGACGGGGGTTCCAGAAAATCCTGATGGGGCCGGCGCACCCGGACTACCTCGCGTTTAGCCAGGGCGTCGGCCACGGCACCGGCTACAACGACCAGATCGTGATCGAGCTACGCGATTTCCTGCGCGGGGTGGAAACCGGCGACGCCGTGTGGCCGACCTTCCGCGATGGCTATGAGGTGGACAAGGTGGTGGAAGCCGCCCTCGCCTCCGCGCGCGACAGGCGCTGGGTCGACCTCTAG
- a CDS encoding LacI family DNA-binding transcriptional regulator — protein MHTRTTTARDVAELAGVSISAVSRTFTAGASVSAKTKARVLAAAESLGYRPNQLARSLMTGRTALIGLVSNHFANPTFMEVFDLFTRELQARGLRPLLANLGEDEDGSQALDMMRQYSVDAVLIATSAPPAGFAASCRAAGMPVIHVFGRAGRGSPVPVATVDNVAGGRLVGEAMRKRGLKKLVFLGGSSHDASSIDRANGFAEAAGKALRRTVFAGNYTHDHGRDAMLALLDDDATVDGVFCGDDVLAMGAMDACRERDIDVPGQISIVGFDDMPLAAWSAYSLTTVRQPIRAMILHAIERIAAWVDNADAVPRSKLFPCELIIRNSLR, from the coding sequence ATGCATACCCGCACGACCACCGCCCGTGATGTTGCCGAACTTGCCGGAGTTTCGATCTCCGCCGTGTCGCGCACGTTTACCGCGGGCGCGAGTGTCTCGGCGAAGACGAAGGCGCGCGTGCTGGCGGCGGCGGAATCTCTGGGATACCGGCCGAACCAGCTGGCCCGCAGCCTGATGACCGGGCGCACGGCGCTGATCGGCCTGGTCTCCAATCACTTTGCGAACCCCACCTTCATGGAGGTGTTCGACCTGTTCACCCGGGAGCTGCAGGCGCGTGGGTTGCGGCCCCTGCTGGCGAACCTGGGCGAGGATGAGGACGGGAGCCAGGCGCTGGACATGATGCGCCAGTACAGCGTGGATGCCGTGCTGATCGCCACCTCCGCACCGCCTGCGGGCTTCGCCGCGTCGTGCCGCGCCGCAGGCATGCCGGTGATTCATGTGTTCGGGAGGGCAGGGCGTGGCTCACCGGTACCGGTGGCGACGGTGGATAACGTCGCTGGGGGCCGGCTGGTCGGTGAAGCGATGCGCAAGCGCGGTCTGAAAAAGCTCGTGTTCCTCGGTGGCTCGTCGCACGATGCGTCATCCATCGACCGCGCCAATGGCTTCGCCGAGGCGGCGGGAAAAGCGCTGAGGCGCACGGTGTTCGCCGGCAACTACACGCACGACCACGGCCGTGACGCCATGCTGGCGCTGCTGGACGACGATGCCACGGTGGATGGCGTGTTCTGCGGCGACGATGTGCTCGCCATGGGCGCGATGGATGCCTGCCGCGAACGCGATATCGACGTGCCTGGCCAGATCAGCATCGTGGGCTTCGACGACATGCCGCTGGCGGCGTGGTCCGCCTACTCGCTGACCACGGTGCGCCAGCCGATCCGGGCGATGATCCTGCACGCGATCGAACGCATCGCCGCGTGGGTGGACAACGCGGATGCCGTCCCGCGCAGCAAGCTCTTCCCCTGCGAACTCATCATCCGCAACAGCCTCCGCTAG
- a CDS encoding DUF4879 domain-containing protein encodes MKRMCFAFLAVASTLPSYASSLTGAYVFRVQSAAGGNEYVEGKSTTVNDHGGAWMQITTDDIGYGKAAQAKLLSNALREIKTEPLCKNGNAVGPCRRGETIIGYRRTWDANGHQGGNFEYAVYPATSGKEQRVTFQVR; translated from the coding sequence ATGAAACGAATGTGCTTCGCCTTTCTCGCAGTAGCCTCGACGCTTCCGTCATATGCGAGCTCTCTAACAGGCGCCTATGTCTTCCGCGTCCAATCCGCAGCCGGGGGAAACGAGTACGTTGAAGGAAAAAGCACGACCGTAAACGACCACGGCGGCGCGTGGATGCAGATCACTACCGACGACATCGGCTACGGCAAAGCCGCCCAGGCGAAATTACTCAGCAATGCGCTTCGTGAGATCAAGACGGAACCGTTGTGCAAGAACGGAAACGCCGTTGGGCCATGCCGTCGTGGCGAAACCATCATTGGCTATCGCCGCACGTGGGACGCAAATGGCCACCAGGGTGGCAACTTCGAGTATGCGGTCTATCCAGCCACTAGCGGAAAAGAGCAGCGCGTGACATTCCAGGTGCGCTGA
- a CDS encoding M1 family metallopeptidase, translating to MRRLVRPLVLTALAACCGVALAAGTDAAPPLGHLPDWAQPESYKLAFKVDPKQEDYTGSASIKIKLTQPSDFVWIHGKELKVSKVVVTDAAGKKHTGKYTVAAEKEGVARLDLGAKLEGEITVAIDFAAPLNKQLQGLYKVSHEGVPYAMTQMEPVSARYAFPGFDEPRFKTTYDLSLTIPADDQGVANTAQVKEEKAGAGWKTLTFSTTKPLPTYLVAFAVGPWDVVKGPDISPTEFRTTATPLRGIAAKGEGHRMQHVLGETNSIIHTLEEYYGFGYPFDKLDLLAAPDFSAGAMENAGLVTFRDWLLLIDPDSAANYVRGSFNVNAHELAHQWTGDTVTMAWWNDLWLNEAFATWMQQKVTQKVHPEYRADLDRVRGAQGAMNNDSLVSARKIRQEITGNGDIETAFDGITYQKGAAVLGMFEGYVSEPVFQKGMRAYIQKHKFANATADDLVDSIAEAAGQGEQFKKAFNSFLDQSGVPYVTTEVKTEDGKTVLHVKQSRYLPLGSTGDANRVWGVPMCVRYGVAGGDKVKCEIFSAAEGSIVLDGAAKNTWVMPNASGRGYYRFAQSKADLANLAKVVSRLSDAEQLAYADAVRAGFQHGDINAGDTLAALKPVTASNTREVFTAPMGTFTWIVDHVATTDAQRAVLRKWAIDAYKPKLASLGFRKKAGEKDNDTLTRNVLVGFLADKDIADKDVRAEMLAQGDAALKTKDGHLDLDAADPDLLATALGVAVQERGAPAVDALIAEIPKTSDPAKRNAMLAALGDAPNAALANKARDFALGKDVKVGEMAMVLMGGRDNEKSRDELWQWFTTNYDKIIARTGSFAGGKLPSLAAQGGCSKAEADRLSEFFKPRLGQVSGAERGLAQTSESILLCSALKDKQDAKTIK from the coding sequence ATGCGTCGTCTCGTCCGTCCCCTTGTTCTCACCGCGCTCGCCGCCTGCTGTGGCGTCGCGCTCGCCGCCGGCACGGACGCCGCGCCGCCGCTCGGCCACCTCCCGGACTGGGCCCAGCCGGAAAGCTACAAGCTGGCCTTCAAGGTCGACCCCAAGCAGGAGGACTACACCGGCTCGGCGTCCATCAAGATCAAGCTCACCCAGCCGTCCGACTTTGTCTGGATCCACGGCAAGGAGCTGAAGGTCTCCAAGGTGGTCGTCACCGACGCCGCCGGCAAGAAGCACACCGGTAAGTACACCGTTGCCGCCGAGAAGGAAGGCGTCGCCCGCCTCGACCTCGGCGCGAAGCTCGAGGGCGAGATCACCGTCGCCATCGACTTCGCCGCGCCGCTGAACAAGCAGCTGCAGGGCCTGTACAAGGTCTCGCACGAAGGCGTCCCGTACGCCATGACGCAGATGGAGCCGGTGTCGGCCCGCTACGCGTTCCCGGGCTTCGACGAGCCGCGCTTCAAGACCACCTACGACCTGAGCCTCACCATCCCGGCCGACGACCAGGGCGTGGCCAACACCGCGCAGGTGAAGGAAGAGAAGGCCGGCGCTGGCTGGAAGACCCTGACCTTCTCCACGACCAAGCCGCTGCCGACCTACCTGGTCGCGTTCGCCGTCGGCCCGTGGGACGTGGTGAAGGGCCCGGACATCAGCCCGACCGAATTCCGCACCACGGCCACCCCGCTGCGCGGCATCGCCGCCAAGGGCGAAGGCCACCGCATGCAGCACGTGCTGGGCGAAACCAACTCGATCATCCACACGCTCGAGGAGTACTACGGTTTCGGCTATCCGTTCGACAAGCTCGACCTGCTGGCCGCGCCGGACTTCAGCGCGGGCGCCATGGAAAACGCGGGCCTGGTCACCTTCCGCGACTGGCTGCTGCTGATCGATCCGGATTCGGCCGCCAACTACGTGCGTGGCTCGTTCAACGTCAATGCGCATGAGCTGGCCCACCAGTGGACCGGCGACACCGTCACCATGGCGTGGTGGAACGACCTGTGGCTCAACGAAGCCTTCGCGACGTGGATGCAGCAGAAGGTCACCCAGAAGGTGCATCCGGAATACCGCGCCGACCTGGACCGCGTCCGCGGTGCCCAGGGTGCGATGAATAACGACAGCCTGGTCAGCGCCCGCAAGATCCGCCAGGAAATCACCGGCAACGGCGACATCGAAACCGCGTTCGACGGCATCACCTACCAGAAGGGTGCCGCGGTGCTGGGCATGTTCGAAGGCTACGTGTCCGAGCCGGTGTTCCAGAAGGGCATGCGCGCGTACATCCAGAAGCACAAGTTCGCCAACGCCACCGCTGACGACCTCGTCGATTCGATCGCCGAAGCCGCGGGCCAGGGCGAGCAGTTCAAGAAGGCGTTCAACAGCTTCCTCGACCAGTCCGGCGTGCCGTACGTCACCACCGAAGTGAAGACCGAAGACGGCAAGACCGTGCTGCACGTGAAGCAGAGCCGTTACCTGCCGCTGGGCAGCACCGGTGACGCGAACCGCGTGTGGGGCGTGCCGATGTGCGTGCGCTACGGCGTGGCCGGCGGCGACAAGGTGAAGTGCGAAATCTTCAGCGCGGCCGAGGGCAGCATCGTCCTCGACGGCGCCGCGAAGAACACCTGGGTGATGCCGAATGCCAGCGGCCGCGGTTACTACCGCTTCGCGCAGAGCAAGGCGGACCTCGCCAACCTCGCCAAGGTGGTCTCCAGGCTGAGCGACGCCGAGCAGCTGGCTTACGCCGATGCCGTGCGCGCGGGCTTCCAGCATGGCGACATCAACGCCGGTGACACGCTGGCCGCGCTGAAGCCGGTCACCGCGTCGAACACCCGCGAAGTGTTCACCGCGCCGATGGGTACGTTCACCTGGATCGTCGACCACGTCGCCACCACGGACGCCCAGCGCGCCGTGCTGCGCAAGTGGGCCATCGATGCCTACAAGCCGAAGCTGGCCTCGCTGGGCTTCCGCAAGAAGGCCGGTGAGAAGGACAACGACACCCTGACCCGCAACGTGCTCGTGGGCTTCCTTGCCGACAAGGACATCGCCGATAAGGATGTGCGTGCCGAAATGCTCGCGCAGGGCGACGCCGCGCTGAAGACGAAGGACGGCCACCTCGACCTCGACGCCGCCGACCCGGACCTGCTCGCCACCGCCCTCGGCGTGGCCGTGCAGGAACGTGGTGCCCCGGCCGTCGATGCGCTGATCGCCGAAATCCCGAAGACTTCGGACCCGGCCAAGCGCAACGCGATGCTTGCGGCACTCGGCGATGCGCCGAACGCCGCACTCGCCAACAAGGCCCGCGACTTTGCCCTGGGCAAGGACGTGAAGGTCGGCGAGATGGCGATGGTGCTGATGGGTGGCCGCGACAACGAGAAGTCGCGTGATGAGCTGTGGCAGTGGTTCACCACGAACTACGACAAGATCATCGCCCGCACGGGTAGCTTCGCCGGCGGCAAGCTGCCGTCGCTCGCCGCGCAGGGTGGTTGCTCGAAGGCCGAGGCTGACCGCCTCAGCGAGTTCTTCAAGCCCCGCCTCGGCCAGGTGAGCGGTGCCGAACGCGGCCTCGCGCAGACCAGCGAGTCGATCCTCCTGTGCTCCGCACTGAAGGACAAGCAGGACGCGAAGACGATCAAGTAA
- a CDS encoding DUF1428 domain-containing protein: MSYVDGFVMPVPEARLGDYKKMARVGAKVWMDHGALAYTECVADDVKPGKVTSFPQAVKLKPGEVVVFSWIVYKNRRERDRIMNKVMEDPRLAKYMDAKNMPFDGKRMFWGGFKPIVEA, translated from the coding sequence ATGAGCTATGTCGATGGTTTCGTCATGCCGGTTCCCGAAGCCCGCCTGGGCGACTACAAAAAAATGGCCCGGGTGGGGGCGAAAGTCTGGATGGACCACGGGGCACTCGCCTACACCGAGTGCGTGGCCGATGACGTCAAGCCAGGCAAGGTCACCTCGTTCCCGCAGGCCGTGAAGCTCAAGCCGGGCGAAGTCGTGGTGTTCTCCTGGATCGTCTACAAAAACCGCCGCGAGCGCGACCGCATCATGAACAAAGTGATGGAAGATCCGCGACTTGCGAAGTACATGGACGCGAAGAACATGCCCTTCGACGGCAAGCGGATGTTCTGGGGCGGCTTCAAGCCCATCGTCGAGGCGTGA
- a CDS encoding carboxymuconolactone decarboxylase family protein, with product MSLADLRSQLPEYAKDLKLNLDSVLSEAGAPGLNKAQIAMIALGSAVSARYKPLTEAVAAFAAEHATAEQLTAAKGSAAIMGMNNIYYRFQHLVSHPEYETMPAKLRMNVIGAYKGDAKNDFELVSLAVSAVNGCGMCIDSHDKVLRDGGVSVQGIQSAVRIASVIHAVAVVLEQADAAG from the coding sequence ATGAGCCTCGCCGATCTTCGCAGCCAGCTTCCCGAGTACGCCAAGGACCTGAAGCTCAACCTCGACTCCGTGCTGAGCGAAGCCGGTGCGCCGGGCCTCAACAAGGCGCAGATCGCCATGATCGCGCTGGGTTCCGCCGTGTCCGCCCGCTACAAGCCGCTGACCGAGGCCGTTGCCGCGTTCGCCGCCGAGCACGCCACGGCCGAACAGCTGACCGCCGCCAAGGGTTCGGCCGCGATCATGGGCATGAACAACATCTATTACCGCTTCCAGCACCTGGTGTCGCACCCCGAGTACGAAACCATGCCGGCGAAGCTGCGCATGAACGTCATCGGCGCCTACAAGGGCGATGCCAAGAACGACTTCGAGCTCGTCTCGCTCGCGGTGTCCGCGGTGAACGGTTGCGGCATGTGCATCGACTCGCACGACAAGGTGCTGCGCGACGGCGGTGTCAGCGTGCAGGGCATCCAGAGCGCGGTGCGCATTGCCTCGGTGATCCACGCCGTGGCCGTCGTGCTCGAACAGGCTGATGCTGCGGGCTGA
- a CDS encoding peroxiredoxin, translated as MLTIGDKFPEFNLLAVDGGPLANKIEDAFTTISDKSYEGKWKLVFFYPKDFTFVCPTEIKGFSDLNEQFADRDCQILAASTDSEFVHRAWRMDHADLKDLKFPMLADIKKELTTALGILTNDGVAQRATFLVDPNGEIQFAYVTAGSVGRNPDEVLRVLDALQTDELCACNWKAGEETLKVA; from the coding sequence ATGCTGACCATTGGCGATAAGTTCCCCGAATTCAACCTCCTGGCCGTCGACGGCGGCCCGCTGGCCAACAAGATCGAAGACGCGTTCACCACGATCTCCGACAAGTCGTACGAGGGTAAGTGGAAGCTCGTGTTTTTCTACCCGAAGGACTTCACCTTCGTGTGCCCGACCGAGATCAAGGGTTTCAGCGACCTGAACGAGCAGTTCGCCGATCGTGACTGCCAGATCCTGGCCGCCTCGACCGACAGCGAGTTCGTCCACCGCGCGTGGCGCATGGACCACGCCGACCTGAAGGACCTCAAGTTCCCGATGCTCGCGGACATCAAGAAGGAGCTGACCACGGCTCTCGGCATCCTGACCAACGACGGCGTCGCCCAGCGCGCCACCTTCCTGGTCGATCCGAACGGCGAAATCCAGTTCGCCTACGTCACCGCCGGTTCGGTGGGCCGTAACCCGGACGAAGTGCTGCGCGTCCTCGACGCCCTGCAGACCGACGAGCTGTGCGCCTGCAACTGGAAGGCCGGCGAAGAGACCCTCAAGGTCGCCTAA
- the oxyR gene encoding DNA-binding transcriptional regulator OxyR: MNLRDLSYLVALAEHRHFGRAAEASFVSQPTLSTQIRKLEDELGVALVERTPRKVLLTETGREIARRARGVLSQVDEIKAIAQRTRDPESGTIRLGIFPTLGPYLLPHVIPALRERFPRLELLLREEKTEQILHMLREGTLDAGILALPVHDDSLHTEFLFEEPFVLAVPSGHPLAHHGRLRMEDLAEQNLLLLEDGHCLRDQALEVCHMAGAGEKSGFRATSLETLRQMVSANVGITLLPTLAVKPPVAQSGNVHLIEFEEPAPSRRIAMLWRKSSAMTPFFEALASVMRDVPAELFSARGCATGQPGRPSDVALTTP; encoded by the coding sequence ATGAACCTTCGAGATCTCTCCTATCTGGTCGCCCTGGCGGAGCACCGCCACTTCGGGCGCGCCGCCGAGGCCAGCTTCGTCAGCCAGCCCACCCTCTCCACCCAGATCCGCAAGCTCGAAGACGAGCTCGGCGTGGCCCTGGTGGAGCGCACCCCGCGCAAGGTGCTGCTGACCGAAACCGGCCGCGAGATCGCCCGCCGTGCCCGCGGGGTGCTTTCGCAGGTGGATGAAATCAAGGCCATCGCCCAACGCACCCGCGATCCGGAGTCGGGCACGATCCGCCTGGGCATCTTCCCCACCCTCGGCCCGTACCTGCTGCCCCACGTGATTCCCGCCCTGCGCGAGCGCTTCCCCCGGCTGGAGCTGCTGCTGCGCGAAGAGAAGACCGAGCAGATCCTGCACATGCTGCGCGAGGGCACGCTCGACGCCGGCATCCTCGCCCTGCCCGTCCACGACGATTCCCTGCACACCGAGTTCCTGTTCGAGGAGCCGTTCGTGCTGGCCGTGCCCAGTGGCCACCCGCTCGCCCACCATGGCCGCCTGCGCATGGAAGACCTGGCCGAACAGAACCTGCTCCTGCTCGAAGACGGCCACTGCCTGCGCGACCAGGCGCTGGAGGTCTGCCACATGGCCGGCGCCGGGGAGAAGTCCGGATTCCGGGCCACCAGCCTGGAGACCCTGCGCCAGATGGTCTCGGCCAACGTGGGCATCACCCTGCTGCCCACGCTGGCGGTGAAGCCGCCCGTGGCCCAGTCGGGCAATGTCCACCTGATCGAGTTCGAGGAACCGGCGCCGAGCCGCCGCATCGCCATGCTCTGGCGGAAAAGCTCCGCGATGACCCCCTTCTTCGAGGCCCTCGCTTCGGTGATGCGCGACGTGCCGGCGGAACTTTTCAGCGCCCGCGGCTGCGCCACCGGTCAACCGGGCAGGCCCTCGGACGTTGCCCTCACCACCCCCTGA
- a CDS encoding adenine phosphoribosyltransferase translates to MQAIYDLVRDVPDFPRPGIMFKDITPLLADANAFAECIRALCDPWRGKGIGAVCGIESRGFIFGAAMAQSLNAGFVPLRKAGKLPPPVVGMDYGLEYGLDRLEIGTEALKPGERVLIVDDVLATGGTLDAGRRLVERLGAEVVGASVAIELRGLDGRARWVSDAPLHALVSY, encoded by the coding sequence ATGCAGGCCATTTACGACCTCGTCCGCGACGTGCCGGACTTCCCGCGCCCGGGCATCATGTTCAAGGACATCACGCCGCTGCTGGCGGATGCCAACGCCTTCGCCGAATGCATCCGGGCGCTGTGCGACCCGTGGCGCGGCAAGGGCATAGGTGCCGTGTGCGGCATCGAATCACGCGGCTTCATCTTCGGCGCCGCCATGGCGCAGTCGCTCAACGCGGGCTTCGTGCCCCTGCGCAAGGCCGGCAAGCTGCCGCCGCCGGTGGTGGGCATGGACTACGGCCTGGAGTACGGGCTGGATCGCCTGGAAATCGGCACCGAGGCGCTGAAGCCGGGCGAGCGCGTGCTCATCGTCGACGACGTGCTGGCCACGGGCGGTACGCTGGATGCCGGCCGCCGCCTGGTCGAGCGGCTGGGTGCCGAGGTGGTCGGTGCCAGCGTGGCCATCGAGCTGCGTGGCCTGGACGGGCGGGCGCGCTGGGTCAGCGACGCCCCGCTGCACGCGCTGGTCAGCTACTGA
- a CDS encoding DUF2007 domain-containing protein, with protein MRIVYHAQSLIDAHLVRDALEQAEIPAFVSGEYLIGAIGELPAMGIVSVMVPDAAVDAAEGIVRAVDARLAEARAAATEGDFDAGILPA; from the coding sequence ATGCGGATCGTCTACCACGCCCAGAGCCTTATCGACGCCCACCTCGTGCGTGATGCGCTGGAACAGGCCGAGATCCCCGCTTTCGTTTCCGGCGAATACCTCATCGGCGCCATCGGCGAGCTGCCGGCCATGGGCATCGTCTCGGTGATGGTGCCCGATGCCGCGGTGGACGCCGCCGAGGGTATCGTGCGCGCCGTGGACGCCCGGCTGGCCGAGGCCCGCGCGGCCGCCACCGAGGGTGATTTCGACGCCGGAATCCTGCCGGCCTGA